The sequence TTGTAGATATGTAAAAGATTTTAGATTTGGTGGACAAGGAGAAGGTGGTGTAGGTTGTACAGTGGTAACATTGAAATAAATTATACCCTTATCGTTGCAATCGGTGGCTCTGGTAAAAGAATGGGTTTAGGTTATCCAAAACAATTCCTACAATATAAAGGGAAACCACTTTTTGTGAATATTTTAGAGGTGGCAGAGAAATCTCCTATTGTGAAAAATATTGTCCTAGTCACTAAAAAAGAGCTTATAGATGAAGTAAAAGAGGTTTGTAAAACATTTGAAATAAAAAAAATCTCTCATATTGTAGAGGGAGGAGCTGAAAGACAGGACTCTATCTACAATGGTTTAAAATGTTGTGAACTAAATTCTCTTATAGCTATCCAAGACGGAGTTAGACCATTTTTTAAAGAGGAATATATAATAAAAACTTATGAGGCTTTAATAAATGATAAAAACCTAAATGGTGTTGTAATCGGTATGCCTGTAAAAGATACTATAAAAATAGTAGATGAAAATGGAATAATAAAATCTACACCAAAGAGAGCTACACTTTTTATGGCTCAGACACCTCAAGTTTTTAGAGGAGATGTTTTAATTAAGGCTTATCAAAAAGCTAAAGTTGATGGATTTTTGGGAACAGATGATTCTTCACTAGTAGAGAGATATTTTGGAAATGTAAAGCTACTAGAGGGAGATTATGAAAATATAAAAATAACAACAATAGATGATATGAAATTTTTAGAGGAGGAGAAATAATGATAAAAATATACAATACTATGACAAGAAAAGTAGAAGAATTTATACCACTAAAAGAAAAAGAAGTGTCAATGTATGTTTGTGGACCAACAGTATATAATTATATCCACATTGGAAATGCACGTCCTGCCATAGTTTTTGATACAGTAAGAAGATATTTTGAGTATAGAGGATACAAAGTAAAATATGTTCAAAACTTCACAGATGTAGATGATAAAATTATAAAAAGAGCTAACGAAGAGGGAGTTACTTCTAAAGAGATAGCTAGAAAATATATTGAGGCTTATTTTGAAGATACTAAAAAAGTAAATCTTAAAGAAGAGGGAATGATAAGACCTAGAGCTACTGAATATATAGATGAGATGCAAGAGATAATCAAAAAACTTATAGCTGAAGGTTACGCTTATGAAGTAAATGGAGATGTCTACTTTGAGGTTGAAAAAGATAAAGATGATTATGGTTGTCTTTCTCACCAAGATATTGGAAACTTAAAAGCTGGAGCTAGAATAGAAGTAAATGATATTAAAAAATCTCCACTTGACTTTGCTCTATGGAAAAGTGCAAAACCGGGAGAACCTAGCTGGGATTCTCCTTGGGGAAAAGGAAGACCTGGTTGGCATATAGAATGTTCGGCTATGTCAAGCAAACTTCTTGGGGACGTATTTGACATTCATGGTGGAGGACAAGATCTGATATTCCCACACCACGAAAATGAGATAGCTCAATCAAGATGTAGCTCTCACCAAGAATATGCTAGATATTGGATGCACAACGGATATATCAATGTTAATGGAGAAAAAATGTCAAAATCTTTAGGAAACTTTTTCTTATTAAGAGAAGTTTTAGAGCATTTTGAAGGTAGAGTAATAAGATTTTTTGTTCTAGGTGCTCACTATAGAAAACCAATAGATTTTTCTAACAACGAACTTGAACAAGCTAAATCTGGTCTTGAAAGAATAGATAACGCAGTAGAAAGACTTAGAGAAAAAATAAAATCTGGTGCTGTGGCTGGTGGAGATGACTTATCAGGATTAAAAGATTTACTAAAAGAAACAGAAGAAAGATTTATCCAAGCTATGGACGATGATTTTAACACAGCCCAAGGTATCGGAGTAATATTTGAGCTTATAAAAGAGATAAATAAATATACAGAAGTAGAAAAAATCTCTGAAGAGGGGGTAAAATCTCTACAAATGGCATATGACTATATTGAAAATATAATGGAAAATGTATTTGGTGTCACTTTAAAATCTCAAGAAAATATTGGAAACTTAACAGCTGATTTAGTGGAATTTTTATTAGAAATAAGAAGAAAAGCTAGAGCAGAAAAGAACTGGGCATTATCTGACGAAATAAGAGATAGACTTGGAGAAATGGGAATAAAAATAAAAGACGGAAAGGATAAAACAATATGGTCTCTATAAATCTTAAGGAGACAAACGGTCTTGTACTTGCATATTTAGGGGATTCTGTATGGGAAGTAAATGTGAGAGAGCATTTTGTAGCAAAGGGTTTAAATCTTAGAAACCTTAATAATAAAGTAGTAAAATATGTAAATGCTAAGGCACAAAGTGAAATCTTAGAAAAAATTTATCCTACAGTTGAAGAAAAATATCAAGAGATAATAAGAAAAGCTAAAAATGGAAATATAAAATCTTTTCCTCAAACTTGTACTCAAATGGAGTATAGAAACGCCACAGGTTTTGAAGCTTATATAGCAGGACTTTATATAGATGGCAAAGTTGATGAGATAAAAAAAATCATAGAAGAAAATATTGAGTAAGGATATTAATATGTTTAAAGATATAGTTTCAAATGAAGAGGCAAAAAGTTTTTTAATAAATGAGTTAAAAAATGGAAAAAAAGAGGGAACATATATATTTTATGGAGAAGATAAAGCACTTCTTATGGAGTTTGCTTTGTCTTTTGCCAAAGCGTTAACTTGTAAAAATGAAAAATATGATTTTTGTGATAGATGTGAATCTTGTCTAAGAATGAATAGTCTAACCCATGGAGATTTAGAAATATTTGAAGATGATAATGGTATAAAGATTGATAGTATAAGAGAGATTGCAAAAATATCTTCAAGTGCTACCTATGAGGGTGGAAATAGAATTTTTATTATAAAGGATGCTGAAAAGCTAAAAAAAGAGTCTAGCAATGCACTTCTTAAAATAATAGAAGAGCCAGAAGAGGGAGATTTCTTTATACTACTTTCTAAAAATCTAAATCTTTTACCTACTATAAAGTCAAGATGTACAATAGTAAAGATAAAAAATAAAACTCCTGAGGAATTTGGTATTACTCTTAATGAATATAAATTCTTTTTAGGCAAGGGCAAAGATATAGAGGACTATAAAAAATATGGTTTTGATATAGATGAGGCTTTTTCCTATGAAAATTTAGGAGAGCCACTACAAAACTATGTAAGACTGAAAAAAGAACTGAGAGAGGAAAAAATTGAGGAAAAAATCAAATCTCTTATGGAAAATAAAATAAAAGTCTATAAGGGACTTATAAATCTTTATAAAAATATAGAGTATATTGATGTTGCCGAAAGACTTGTAATAGCTGAAAATATAAGTTTTGCTTGTGAAAATGAAAGATCTGTTGTAATGGAGATTTGCGATTATATTTGCCATTTTATAAAGGATTTTGGAAAACTTGAAAAGATTATGGAAATAAAAAATAGAATAAATTCCAATGTAAATGTAAAGCTTTTACTTAGAGTTTTAATACTAGAATTGTAGTCATAATATGTAAAAACAATTTGTTTAAAATCAGAAAAATAAATAAGTTCTAAAATAGTATCAGTGTAATAAAAGAATATAAAAAATAGTGAAATAATTTGAGAAACAAAAAAACTATTTACAAATTATAAAAAAAGAGTATAATAAAGCTATGGGGATGTATTAAAAGATAAAAAATAAAAATCTCATAAGAGGAGGATATTTATTATGAAAAAATTAGCATTATTATTAGCAGCATTATCAGTAGCATCTGTATCTTATGCAAAAGAAGTTATGCCTGAGGCAGCTCCAGTTGTAGAAGAAGCACCTGTAGTAGAACAAGAAGTTGTTGAAGTAAAAGCAGCTCCAGTATTAAGAGTAACTTCAGTAGGACAAACTTTAAAAGTAGTTGATACTTCAAGTCAAGGAACAAAAAATGATGCAAATATAGGTGAAGCAGTTCATCTAGAAAATAGAGTTGGATTAGCTTTAGGAGATAATTGGACATTTAACTTAATGGCTAGAAAAACTTGGGAAGCATCTACAGATGACGCTCATACAGGAAAAGAAGTATGGGACGGAATGAGATCTGCTGGACATAGAATAGATTTACAAGCAACAAGAAATTTTGAAAACTTCTCACTTGGATTAAGATGGAGAGGAGAAAAAAATCAAGATGCTATCTTCTTACCAGTATCTTATAAATTTGGAATGGTTT comes from Fusobacterium perfoetens and encodes:
- the ispD gene encoding 2-C-methyl-D-erythritol 4-phosphate cytidylyltransferase, with the translated sequence MYSGNIEINYTLIVAIGGSGKRMGLGYPKQFLQYKGKPLFVNILEVAEKSPIVKNIVLVTKKELIDEVKEVCKTFEIKKISHIVEGGAERQDSIYNGLKCCELNSLIAIQDGVRPFFKEEYIIKTYEALINDKNLNGVVIGMPVKDTIKIVDENGIIKSTPKRATLFMAQTPQVFRGDVLIKAYQKAKVDGFLGTDDSSLVERYFGNVKLLEGDYENIKITTIDDMKFLEEEK
- the cysS gene encoding cysteine--tRNA ligase, which codes for MIKIYNTMTRKVEEFIPLKEKEVSMYVCGPTVYNYIHIGNARPAIVFDTVRRYFEYRGYKVKYVQNFTDVDDKIIKRANEEGVTSKEIARKYIEAYFEDTKKVNLKEEGMIRPRATEYIDEMQEIIKKLIAEGYAYEVNGDVYFEVEKDKDDYGCLSHQDIGNLKAGARIEVNDIKKSPLDFALWKSAKPGEPSWDSPWGKGRPGWHIECSAMSSKLLGDVFDIHGGGQDLIFPHHENEIAQSRCSSHQEYARYWMHNGYINVNGEKMSKSLGNFFLLREVLEHFEGRVIRFFVLGAHYRKPIDFSNNELEQAKSGLERIDNAVERLREKIKSGAVAGGDDLSGLKDLLKETEERFIQAMDDDFNTAQGIGVIFELIKEINKYTEVEKISEEGVKSLQMAYDYIENIMENVFGVTLKSQENIGNLTADLVEFLLEIRRKARAEKNWALSDEIRDRLGEMGIKIKDGKDKTIWSL
- a CDS encoding ribonuclease III domain-containing protein, translating into MVSINLKETNGLVLAYLGDSVWEVNVREHFVAKGLNLRNLNNKVVKYVNAKAQSEILEKIYPTVEEKYQEIIRKAKNGNIKSFPQTCTQMEYRNATGFEAYIAGLYIDGKVDEIKKIIEENIE
- a CDS encoding ATPase; the encoded protein is MFKDIVSNEEAKSFLINELKNGKKEGTYIFYGEDKALLMEFALSFAKALTCKNEKYDFCDRCESCLRMNSLTHGDLEIFEDDNGIKIDSIREIAKISSSATYEGGNRIFIIKDAEKLKKESSNALLKIIEEPEEGDFFILLSKNLNLLPTIKSRCTIVKIKNKTPEEFGITLNEYKFFLGKGKDIEDYKKYGFDIDEAFSYENLGEPLQNYVRLKKELREEKIEEKIKSLMENKIKVYKGLINLYKNIEYIDVAERLVIAENISFACENERSVVMEICDYICHFIKDFGKLEKIMEIKNRINSNVNVKLLLRVLILEL